The following are from one region of the Hypanus sabinus isolate sHypSab1 chromosome 14, sHypSab1.hap1, whole genome shotgun sequence genome:
- the LOC132404523 gene encoding uncharacterized protein LOC132404523 isoform X1 codes for MMARWAGQHFHSTFQAKVRGVSILINKNVSFELHNKISDPNGRFIIVLGKLYNTQVVLANLYAPNSDDVGFFDRFFPSLAELSSYSLILGGDFNCWLDPVLDRSSSIPRQLRTPECVNSLDAEKVFDQILLSRHTYKQPRLNEAHLQKPEREGGLALPNFRSYYWAANIRNIIFYSYFYNQSVCPTRVAMELNAYKKLFIPALLGFVLPCQLPKSVIIPVIRHPLRIWAQFRKYHGLYSFSLSSPILYNHLFQPSMQDSTFQGWCRRGIRHFEDLFIDNRFASFEQLSIKFNLPNTHFFRYLQIRHFISPLIPHFPDVVNYIYLSGRAPPADYSCCSAHCSCGSSHRPWYKGDWSLSPASQSPGCSVVLSCCLFFLPANKSLYLASHLGELLTVHHLNNLIKML; via the exons ATGATGGCACGATGGGCAGGACAACACTTTCATTCAACTTTTCAAGCCAAGGTGAGGGGCGTTTCAATTCTTATAAACAAAAATGTTTCTTTTGAGcttcataataagatatctgatcctAATggtcgttttattattgttttgggGAAACTTTATAATACACAGGTGGTCTTAGCCAACCTTTACGCTCCTAACTCGGATGATGTAGGGTTTTTTGACCGTTTTTTTCCTTCATTGGCAGAACTAAGTTCATACTCTCTTAtattgggtggtgactttaactgttggCTGGATCCAGTTTTGGACAGATCTTCTTCTATCCCTAGACAATTAA GGACCCCTGAATGTGTTAACTCCCTTGATGCCGAAAAGGTGTTTGATCAG attctatTATCTCGTCATACCTATAAACAGCCCAGACTCAATGAAGCTCATCTCCAAAAGCCTGAAAGAGAAGGTGGCTTGGCGTTGCCTAATTTTCGttcatattattgggcagccaatattcgTAATATTATCTTTTATTCCTACTTTTATAACCAGTCTGTTTGTCCAACACGGGTGGCAATGGAATTAAACGCTTATAAGAAATTATTTATTCCAGCTTTACTTGGATTTGTTCTTCCTTGCCAATTGCCAAAATCTGTTATTATTCCTGTAATCAGGCATcctctgagaatatgggctcagtttagaaaATACCATGGTCTTTATAGTTTTTCCCTCTCTAGTCCTATTCTATACAATCATTTATTTCAACCGTCTATGCAGGATTCCACGTTCCAAGGCTGGTGTAGGAGAGGTatcaggcattttgaagatctttttatagacAATCGGTTtgcgtcttttgaacagttgtctataaagtttaatttaccgaatactcatttttttagatacctccaaattagacattttattagcCCTTTAATACCACATTTTCCTGatgtagtgaactacatatacctgtctggacgtgcCCCCCCCGCTGACTACTCCTGTTGCTCCGcccactgctcctgtggctcctcccacagaccctggtataaaggtgattggagcctgagcccggcctctcagtctccaggatgtagtgtggtgctcagttgctgcttgttctttcttccagccaataaaagcctatatcttgcctcacatctcggagagttattgacggtgcatcaccTGAACAACCTGATAAAAATGTTGTAG
- the LOC132404523 gene encoding uncharacterized protein LOC132404523 isoform X2, with the protein MGRTTLSFNFSSQELSSYSLILGGDFNCWLDPVLDRSSSIPRQLRTPECVNSLDAEKVFDQILLSRHTYKQPRLNEAHLQKPEREGGLALPNFRSYYWAANIRNIIFYSYFYNQSVCPTRVAMELNAYKKLFIPALLGFVLPCQLPKSVIIPVIRHPLRIWAQFRKYHGLYSFSLSSPILYNHLFQPSMQDSTFQGWCRRGIRHFEDLFIDNRFASFEQLSIKFNLPNTHFFRYLQIRHFISPLIPHFPDVVNYIYLSGRAPPADYSCCSAHCSCGSSHRPWYKGDWSLSPASQSPGCSVVLSCCLFFLPANKSLYLASHLGELLTVHHLNNLIKML; encoded by the exons ATGGGCAGGACAACACTTTCATTCAACTTTTCAAGCCAAG AACTAAGTTCATACTCTCTTAtattgggtggtgactttaactgttggCTGGATCCAGTTTTGGACAGATCTTCTTCTATCCCTAGACAATTAA GGACCCCTGAATGTGTTAACTCCCTTGATGCCGAAAAGGTGTTTGATCAG attctatTATCTCGTCATACCTATAAACAGCCCAGACTCAATGAAGCTCATCTCCAAAAGCCTGAAAGAGAAGGTGGCTTGGCGTTGCCTAATTTTCGttcatattattgggcagccaatattcgTAATATTATCTTTTATTCCTACTTTTATAACCAGTCTGTTTGTCCAACACGGGTGGCAATGGAATTAAACGCTTATAAGAAATTATTTATTCCAGCTTTACTTGGATTTGTTCTTCCTTGCCAATTGCCAAAATCTGTTATTATTCCTGTAATCAGGCATcctctgagaatatgggctcagtttagaaaATACCATGGTCTTTATAGTTTTTCCCTCTCTAGTCCTATTCTATACAATCATTTATTTCAACCGTCTATGCAGGATTCCACGTTCCAAGGCTGGTGTAGGAGAGGTatcaggcattttgaagatctttttatagacAATCGGTTtgcgtcttttgaacagttgtctataaagtttaatttaccgaatactcatttttttagatacctccaaattagacattttattagcCCTTTAATACCACATTTTCCTGatgtagtgaactacatatacctgtctggacgtgcCCCCCCCGCTGACTACTCCTGTTGCTCCGcccactgctcctgtggctcctcccacagaccctggtataaaggtgattggagcctgagcccggcctctcagtctccaggatgtagtgtggtgctcagttgctgcttgttctttcttccagccaataaaagcctatatcttgcctcacatctcggagagttattgacggtgcatcaccTGAACAACCTGATAAAAATGTTGTAG